A genomic segment from Malus domestica chromosome 05, GDT2T_hap1 encodes:
- the LOC103444922 gene encoding uncharacterized protein — translation MKYNEISHFSHPQHKLKFEYSEIPFKCDGCKEVGIGSRYKCATCDFDLHMHCAIPTPSIFHPFYTKCSFQFLSRSPGDNPRFCNACEKDITGFVYHCKSCGFDLHPCCAKLPMVLDDGEVKLYLYRKVSSSCHRCGRKGRSWSYRSKCKKYNLHVACVKEMLVETWHEFLGSHGNKSTSSRKLEMTRIPSLKNTLQNHHRRSKGKVKKCCEMAGLAVQFVISAVLGDPTTLIAGVIGNFMSRA, via the coding sequence ATGAAATACAATGAGATATCTCACTTCAGCCACCCCCAACACAAGCTCAAGTTTGAGTACTCAGAAATCCCGTTCAAGTGTGATGGTTGCAAGGAGGTCGGCATAGGCTCGCGCTACAAGTGCGCGACGTGTGACTTCGACCTCCATATGCACTGTGCCATACCTACCCCTTCCATCTTCCACCCTTTCTATACCAAGTGCTCCTTCCAGTTCCTCTCGAGGTCACCCGGGGATAACCCTCGCTTTTGCAATGCGTGTGAGAAGGATATAACCGGATTCGTGTACCATTGCAAGTCATGTGGGTTCGACCTTCACCCATGTTGCGCAAAGCTTCCCATGGTGCTGGACGACGGGGAGGTCAAGCTCTATCTGTATCGAAAAGTGAGTAGCTCTTGCCATAGGTGCGGGCGTAAAGGACGGAGTTGGAGCTATAGGTCAAAATGCAAGAAATATAATTTGCATGTGGCGTGTGTGAAGGAAATGCTTGTGGAAACTTGGCATGAGTTTTTGGGGTCGCATGGGAATAAAAGTACTAGCAGTAGAAAATTGGAGATGACTAGAATTCCTAGTCTTAAGAATACACTTCAGAATCATCACCGTAGGAGCAAAGGTAAGGTGAAGAAGTGTTGTGAGATGGCTGGATTGGCTGTGCAATTTGTCATATCAGCAGTGTTAGGCGATCCAACGACTCTGATCGCTGGGGTTATTGGGAATTTCATGTCACGAGCTTGA